A single window of Priestia filamentosa DNA harbors:
- a CDS encoding RelA/SpoT family protein: MANEQVLTAEQVIDNAAKYLVGEDLLFVEKAYQFAKEAHQHQYRKSGEPYIIHPIQVAGILVDLDMDPSTVAAGFLHDVVEDTEVTLEEIEKAFTAEVAMLVDGVTKLGKIKYKSKEEQQAENHRKMFVAMAQDIRVILIKLADRLHNMRTLKHLPQEKQRRISNETLEIFAPLAHRLGISKIKWELEDTSLRYLNPQQYYRIVNLMKKKRAEREEYLEEVIGEVRAQVEDVKIKAEISGRPKHIYSIYRKMALQNKQFNEIYDLLAVRIIVNSIKDCYAVLGIIHTCYKPMPGRFKDYIAMPKPNMYQSLHTTVIGPKGDPLEVQIRTSEMHNIAEYGIAAHWAYKEGKAVGEGSSFEEKLTWFREILEFQNESTNAEEFMESLKLDLFADMVYIFTPKGDVIELPSGSVPIDFSYRIHSEIGNKTIGAKVNGKMVTLDYQLKTGDIIEILTSKHSYGPSQDWLKLAKTTQAKNKIRQFFKKQQREENIEKGRELVEKEIRQMEFDLKEVLTAENLKRVTEKFNFSNEEDMYAAVGYNGITALQVANRLTDKWRKQRDLEQQEAALKETVEEVNRTNKVQKKKRRDSGVRVKGVDNLLVRISKCCNPVPGDEIVGFITKGRGVSVHRDDCPNVHVEEAQERLIPVEWESDIKEGREFNVEIEISGYDRAGLLNEVLQTVNDSKTNISAVSGKSDRNKMASIHMSLAITNISHLHKVVEKIKHIPDIYSVRRIMH, translated from the coding sequence ATGGCAAATGAACAAGTGCTAACAGCGGAACAAGTCATTGACAATGCAGCAAAATATTTAGTAGGTGAAGACTTACTATTTGTTGAAAAAGCATACCAATTTGCAAAAGAGGCTCATCAGCATCAGTATCGAAAATCAGGTGAGCCTTATATTATTCATCCGATCCAAGTAGCGGGTATTCTCGTTGATTTAGACATGGATCCGTCAACAGTAGCGGCTGGCTTTTTACATGATGTTGTAGAAGATACAGAAGTTACTCTTGAAGAAATTGAAAAAGCTTTTACAGCAGAAGTTGCAATGCTTGTTGATGGCGTAACAAAGCTTGGGAAAATTAAATATAAATCGAAGGAAGAACAGCAAGCAGAGAATCATCGCAAAATGTTTGTAGCAATGGCGCAGGATATCCGCGTCATTTTAATTAAGCTTGCAGACCGTCTTCATAATATGAGAACGTTGAAGCACCTTCCACAAGAAAAACAGCGCCGCATTTCTAATGAAACGCTGGAGATTTTTGCACCGCTTGCTCATCGATTGGGGATTTCAAAAATTAAATGGGAGTTAGAAGATACGTCTCTTCGCTACCTAAATCCGCAACAGTACTATCGTATTGTAAACTTGATGAAAAAGAAACGTGCAGAACGTGAAGAATATTTAGAAGAAGTTATTGGTGAAGTTCGAGCACAAGTTGAAGATGTGAAGATTAAAGCTGAAATTTCTGGGCGTCCAAAGCATATTTACTCAATTTACCGAAAAATGGCGCTTCAAAATAAACAGTTTAACGAAATATATGATCTTTTAGCTGTCCGCATTATCGTCAACAGCATCAAAGACTGTTATGCTGTGTTAGGTATTATTCATACATGTTATAAACCAATGCCAGGACGGTTTAAAGATTATATTGCCATGCCAAAACCAAATATGTATCAGTCTTTGCATACAACTGTTATTGGACCAAAAGGTGATCCGCTTGAGGTTCAAATTCGTACGAGTGAAATGCATAATATTGCTGAGTATGGAATTGCCGCACACTGGGCGTATAAGGAAGGTAAAGCAGTTGGTGAAGGCTCTTCGTTTGAAGAGAAATTAACATGGTTTAGAGAAATCTTAGAGTTTCAAAATGAATCAACAAATGCAGAAGAATTCATGGAATCTCTAAAACTGGACCTTTTTGCTGATATGGTATACATTTTCACACCAAAAGGAGATGTCATTGAGCTTCCTTCAGGATCTGTTCCAATTGACTTTTCTTATCGAATTCATTCAGAGATCGGGAACAAAACGATTGGTGCTAAAGTAAATGGCAAGATGGTGACGCTTGATTATCAGCTGAAAACAGGCGATATTATTGAGATTTTAACATCTAAGCATTCTTATGGGCCAAGCCAAGACTGGCTTAAGCTTGCTAAAACAACACAAGCTAAAAATAAAATTCGCCAGTTTTTCAAGAAGCAGCAGCGTGAAGAAAATATCGAAAAAGGCCGCGAGCTTGTTGAAAAAGAAATTCGTCAAATGGAATTTGACTTGAAAGAAGTACTAACAGCTGAGAACTTAAAGCGTGTTACAGAAAAATTCAATTTTTCAAATGAAGAAGATATGTACGCAGCTGTTGGATATAATGGGATTACAGCTTTACAAGTTGCTAATCGACTCACGGACAAATGGCGTAAACAACGTGATTTAGAGCAGCAAGAAGCAGCTTTGAAAGAAACAGTTGAAGAAGTGAACAGAACGAACAAAGTTCAAAAGAAGAAAAGACGCGATTCGGGTGTACGGGTAAAAGGAGTCGACAATTTACTTGTCCGCATTTCAAAGTGCTGTAACCCTGTTCCAGGGGACGAGATTGTTGGGTTTATTACAAAAGGTCGAGGTGTCTCTGTACACCGTGATGACTGTCCAAATGTGCACGTAGAAGAAGCGCAAGAGCGACTTATTCCTGTTGAATGGGAATCAGATATCAAAGAAGGCCGCGAATTTAATGTTGAGATTGAAATTTCAGGTTATGATCGAGCAGGCTTATTAAATGAAGTACTTCAAACTGTAAATGATAGTAAAACAAATATTTCCGCCGTTTCTGGCAAGTCTGACCGTAATAAGATGGCAAGCATTCATATGTCACTAGCGATTACAAACATTAGTCATCTTCATAAAGTAGTCGAAAAAATTAAGCATATTCCAGACATCTACTCTGTTCGTCGGATTATGCATTAA
- the dtd gene encoding D-aminoacyl-tRNA deacylase, with protein MKVVLQRAKDAKVTVEGTTVGAISKGLVLLVGVTHEDTEEDVKYLAGKIPNLRIFEDESEKMNLSLLDVEGAILSVSQFTLYGDCRKGRRPNFMGAAKPDKAELLYEKFNAALREKGIIVETGTFGAMMDVSFTNDGPVTLILESKDK; from the coding sequence ATGAAAGTAGTATTACAGCGAGCAAAAGATGCTAAAGTAACAGTAGAAGGTACGACAGTTGGAGCAATAAGTAAAGGACTTGTTCTTTTAGTTGGTGTTACACATGAAGATACAGAAGAAGACGTAAAGTACTTAGCTGGAAAAATTCCTAACCTCCGTATTTTTGAAGATGAAAGTGAAAAAATGAATTTATCGCTTTTAGATGTTGAAGGAGCTATTTTATCTGTTTCGCAGTTCACACTTTACGGTGATTGTCGAAAAGGTCGCCGTCCAAACTTTATGGGAGCGGCTAAACCAGACAAAGCTGAACTTCTTTATGAAAAGTTTAATGCAGCACTTAGAGAAAAAGGAATCATTGTAGAAACCGGAACGTTTGGAGCAATGATGGACGTTTCATTTACAAATGATGGACCTGTAACACTTATTTTAGAAAGTAAAGACAAATAG
- the secDF gene encoding protein translocase subunit SecDF → MVKRGRIVAFFLLVILLFSTMGSTVKGIANRINLGLDLQGGFEVLYDVKPIDGQKLTKDTLESAASALEERVNALGVNEPNIQIEGDHRIRVQLAGVKDQNEARDLLSTQANLTFRDVNDKVLLNGSEIEGAKQAYTQNNQPNVVLTLKNPKKFGEITQELSKKAATRENLLVIWLDYEKGKNSYKAESQKQDPKYLSAASVNQKLSQKEVTIEGGFDIKEAQNLAKLINAGALPVQLKEVYSTSVGAQFGQTALETTMYAGIIGIGLVFLFMLAFYRFPGFIACITLAIYVFLILLVYDWMGAVLTLPGIAALVLNVGMAVDANIITYERIKDEIKRGRSIPSAYKAGNRRSLVTIFDANITTLLAGAVLFYFGTSSVQGFATMLIVGILISFITCVYGTRLFLGLWVNSRALNKKPRIFGVNPKDIEDLSEDKGNHFPKTKFDKVDFVKHSKKFFTLSIVITIAGIILLSTMKLNLGIDFASGTRVDIKADSALTQQEITKELAEIHMETEDITLSGQNNERATAQFKGALSKDEIAKIKDHFDDKYGTEPSVSTVSPTIGRELAKNALYAVLIASIGIIIYVSIRFEWKMALAAVIALLHDAFVIITLFSLFQLEVDVTFIAAVLTIIGYSINDTIVSFDRIRENMGIFKPKTSKELTNIVNLSLRETFTRSINTIVTVVITVIALLIFGSESIQNFSIALLIGLIIGAYSSLFIASQLWLVWKKKEMKKGPKKSIEKEDTL, encoded by the coding sequence ATGGTAAAGAGAGGTCGGATTGTCGCTTTCTTTCTTTTGGTTATTTTGTTGTTTAGTACCATGGGATCGACAGTCAAAGGGATTGCCAACCGTATTAACTTAGGATTGGATTTACAAGGTGGTTTTGAAGTTCTCTATGATGTCAAGCCAATTGATGGTCAGAAACTGACAAAAGACACCTTAGAAAGTGCGGCAAGTGCGCTTGAGGAGCGCGTTAATGCACTCGGTGTTAACGAACCTAATATTCAAATTGAAGGCGATCATCGCATACGTGTTCAGCTTGCGGGTGTAAAAGATCAAAATGAAGCACGGGATTTGCTTTCAACGCAGGCGAACTTAACATTTCGGGATGTGAATGATAAAGTTCTTCTTAACGGTTCTGAAATTGAAGGTGCCAAGCAAGCATATACGCAAAACAATCAGCCTAACGTAGTGCTGACACTGAAGAATCCGAAGAAGTTTGGAGAAATTACGCAAGAGCTTTCTAAAAAAGCTGCGACCCGTGAAAACTTACTTGTGATTTGGCTTGATTATGAAAAGGGAAAAAATTCTTATAAAGCTGAGAGCCAAAAACAAGATCCAAAATATTTATCAGCAGCAAGTGTAAATCAGAAGCTAAGTCAAAAAGAAGTAACGATTGAAGGCGGCTTTGATATTAAGGAAGCTCAAAACTTAGCAAAACTCATCAATGCTGGGGCTCTTCCAGTTCAGCTTAAAGAAGTATATTCGACATCAGTTGGAGCTCAGTTTGGTCAAACAGCTCTTGAAACAACGATGTACGCTGGGATAATTGGTATTGGGCTTGTGTTCTTATTCATGCTAGCGTTCTATCGCTTCCCAGGATTTATCGCTTGTATTACATTAGCGATTTACGTTTTCCTTATTCTACTCGTATATGATTGGATGGGGGCTGTTTTAACGCTGCCAGGAATCGCTGCGCTTGTTCTGAACGTTGGGATGGCCGTTGATGCAAACATTATTACGTATGAGCGGATTAAAGATGAAATTAAACGTGGCCGTTCAATACCTTCTGCTTACAAAGCAGGTAATCGACGCTCGCTTGTAACCATTTTTGATGCAAACATTACGACTCTTTTAGCAGGAGCAGTTCTTTTCTATTTTGGGACAAGTTCTGTTCAAGGTTTTGCAACAATGCTTATTGTCGGGATTTTAATTAGTTTTATTACATGCGTATATGGTACACGTTTATTCCTAGGGTTATGGGTGAACAGCCGCGCATTAAATAAAAAACCAAGAATTTTTGGTGTTAATCCAAAAGATATTGAAGATTTATCTGAGGATAAAGGAAATCATTTTCCGAAGACAAAGTTTGATAAAGTGGACTTTGTTAAGCATAGTAAAAAGTTTTTCACGCTCTCTATTGTGATTACTATTGCTGGGATTATTCTGCTTTCAACAATGAAATTAAATCTCGGAATTGATTTTGCAAGCGGTACGCGTGTTGATATTAAAGCTGATTCTGCTTTAACACAGCAAGAAATCACAAAAGAATTAGCTGAGATTCATATGGAAACAGAGGATATTACTCTTTCAGGTCAAAATAATGAACGTGCCACAGCGCAGTTCAAAGGAGCTTTAAGTAAAGACGAAATTGCTAAGATTAAAGACCATTTTGATGATAAATACGGAACAGAGCCGAGCGTTAGTACCGTTTCTCCAACAATTGGTCGAGAGCTTGCTAAAAATGCTCTTTATGCTGTTTTGATTGCATCAATTGGGATCATTATTTATGTATCAATTCGTTTCGAGTGGAAGATGGCACTTGCCGCTGTCATTGCGTTGCTCCATGATGCATTTGTTATCATTACGCTCTTTAGCTTATTCCAGCTAGAGGTTGATGTAACATTCATCGCTGCTGTTCTAACTATTATTGGATATTCAATCAATGATACAATCGTGTCGTTTGACAGAATACGAGAAAATATGGGGATTTTCAAACCGAAAACAAGTAAAGAGCTTACAAATATCGTGAACTTAAGTTTACGAGAAACGTTTACTCGTTCTATTAACACAATCGTAACAGTTGTGATTACTGTTATTGCTCTTCTTATTTTTGGAAGTGAATCAATTCAAAACTTCTCTATTGCTCTTTTAATTGGGTTAATCATTGGAGCATATTCTTCACTATTTATTGCTTCTCAGCTGTGGTTAGTGTGGAAGAAAAAAGAGATGAAAAAAGGTCCGAAAAAGAGTATAGAAAAAGAAGATACGCTTTAA
- the recJ gene encoding single-stranded-DNA-specific exonuclease RecJ, which yields MLHSKKRWRVQETDAAKAEELASQLSVSPLVASLLMNRDITTVDEARHFLYLTDENMHDPYLLKDMDIVVERIQRAIRDEEKIMIYGDYDADGVSSTSVMLTALRTLGAHVDFYIPNRFTEGYGPNEGAFRHIGEQGYTLVITVDTGISGVNEADVAEECGFDLIITDHHEPGPELPKAFAIIHPKLSERYPFKELAGVGVALKIGQALLGEISPALVELAAIGTVADLVPLQDENRYIVQKGLHYLRHTNRPGMKALLNVCGVNQKEITEETIGFAIGPRINAIGRLEQADPAVHLLMTTDQEEAESLAEEIDQCNQERRNIVKEITDQAIEMVKTQFPPEENAVLVLAKEGWNPGVIGIVASRLVNEFYRPTIVLGIDEEGKIAKGSARSIEGFDLFANLSKCRDILPHFGGHPMAAGMTLALENVSLLREKMNKFGHELLSEEDFIPAVNIDVKASLDEITTDSIEELNKLAPFGVNNPKPKVLIKDVPISSMRKIGADKTHLKVVVGDADCSLDGVGFGLGYLHDRISPLAHVSLVGELTINEWNNRRKPQIMLEDASVEEWQLFDVRGVRKVSTFLADYITSDMLLVAFNEKTVQKEEFASYIDQVRLINSEKSTNELQGYEGDIVLLDVPPSLETLKTLMSGCKPARVYMLFLTEEDHFLNTVPTRDHFKWYYGFLLKKGPFDLKRYKQDLALHKGWTKETIDFMSQVFFELEFATIENGVISLVQHTPKRDLIESVTYKTKQEQLQVEKELIYRSYGELKELFEHFRKSSVINEEEIS from the coding sequence ATGTTACATTCAAAAAAGCGATGGAGAGTACAGGAAACAGACGCTGCAAAGGCAGAGGAGTTAGCAAGTCAGCTCTCTGTTTCACCACTTGTTGCCTCTCTTTTGATGAATAGAGATATTACAACAGTAGATGAAGCAAGACACTTTTTATATTTAACAGATGAAAATATGCATGATCCATATCTTTTAAAAGATATGGACATTGTTGTTGAACGCATTCAGCGCGCTATTCGGGATGAAGAGAAGATTATGATTTATGGAGATTACGATGCGGACGGAGTAAGCAGTACCTCTGTTATGTTAACAGCGCTTAGAACGCTTGGAGCTCACGTTGATTTTTATATTCCAAATCGTTTTACAGAAGGATATGGTCCAAATGAAGGAGCTTTCCGTCATATTGGTGAGCAAGGATATACGCTCGTTATCACGGTTGATACAGGAATCTCAGGTGTAAACGAAGCTGATGTTGCCGAAGAGTGCGGCTTTGATCTTATTATTACAGATCATCATGAACCAGGCCCAGAGCTTCCAAAAGCTTTTGCTATCATTCACCCAAAACTTTCTGAACGGTATCCTTTTAAAGAGCTAGCAGGAGTAGGCGTTGCCTTGAAAATTGGTCAAGCTCTTTTAGGTGAAATAAGCCCTGCCCTTGTAGAACTTGCAGCAATTGGAACTGTAGCAGATTTAGTTCCTTTGCAAGATGAAAATCGCTACATCGTTCAAAAGGGACTTCACTATCTAAGGCATACAAACCGCCCCGGAATGAAAGCTCTTTTGAACGTTTGTGGGGTGAATCAGAAGGAAATTACAGAAGAAACGATTGGATTTGCCATTGGTCCTCGTATTAATGCTATTGGACGTCTAGAGCAAGCAGATCCAGCTGTGCATCTTTTAATGACGACAGATCAAGAAGAAGCAGAAAGCCTCGCAGAAGAAATTGATCAATGCAATCAAGAACGGAGAAATATTGTAAAAGAGATTACAGATCAAGCGATTGAAATGGTGAAAACACAGTTTCCTCCAGAAGAGAATGCAGTTCTTGTACTTGCAAAAGAAGGATGGAACCCTGGCGTTATTGGTATTGTTGCTTCAAGGCTTGTAAATGAGTTTTATCGCCCAACAATTGTGCTTGGTATAGATGAAGAGGGGAAAATTGCTAAAGGCTCTGCACGAAGCATCGAAGGATTCGATCTTTTTGCTAACTTATCAAAGTGCCGTGATATTTTACCGCATTTTGGAGGACATCCGATGGCAGCTGGAATGACCTTAGCGCTAGAGAATGTCTCCCTTTTACGCGAAAAAATGAACAAATTCGGTCACGAGCTTCTCAGTGAAGAAGACTTTATTCCAGCAGTAAATATTGATGTGAAGGCTTCCCTTGACGAAATTACAACAGATTCTATTGAGGAATTAAATAAGCTTGCCCCCTTTGGTGTTAACAACCCCAAACCAAAAGTTCTTATTAAGGATGTTCCGATTTCTTCAATGCGCAAAATTGGAGCGGATAAAACTCATCTGAAAGTTGTTGTAGGAGATGCAGATTGCTCGCTTGACGGAGTTGGATTTGGACTTGGCTATCTTCATGACAGAATATCGCCGCTTGCTCATGTTTCTCTAGTAGGAGAGCTTACCATCAACGAATGGAACAATCGTCGCAAACCACAAATCATGCTTGAAGATGCTTCAGTGGAGGAATGGCAGCTTTTTGACGTAAGAGGAGTTCGGAAAGTGTCAACGTTTTTAGCTGACTATATTACAAGTGATATGCTTCTTGTTGCATTTAACGAAAAGACGGTTCAAAAAGAAGAGTTTGCTTCATATATTGATCAAGTGAGACTTATAAACTCAGAAAAGTCTACCAACGAGCTACAAGGTTATGAAGGAGATATTGTTTTATTGGATGTTCCTCCTTCATTAGAGACTTTAAAAACATTAATGAGCGGATGTAAACCAGCTCGAGTGTATATGCTATTTTTAACAGAGGAAGATCATTTCTTAAATACAGTCCCAACCCGAGACCATTTTAAATGGTATTATGGCTTCCTTTTAAAAAAAGGACCGTTTGATCTTAAACGATATAAACAAGATCTTGCCCTCCATAAAGGGTGGACAAAGGAAACGATTGACTTTATGTCACAGGTGTTTTTTGAGCTGGAATTTGCTACAATAGAAAATGGTGTGATTTCTTTAGTGCAACATACACCAAAACGTGATTTAATAGAGTCTGTCACTTATAAGACAAAACAAGAACAGCTACAAGTGGAAAAAGAGTTAATTTACCGTTCCTACGGTGAATTGAAGGAGCTTTTTGAGCATTTTAGAAAAAGCTCTGTGATCAATGAGGAGGAAATAAGCTAA
- a CDS encoding N-acetylmuramoyl-L-alanine amidase, with product MSKLRRLFLLALILGVCSLTLNVEKPIEAQSEFLTVNASTLNVRSGPSTDHSIVTVVHNGDILSLIKRDISWSYVQLLNGKKGWVSNVYLKEMTPLLDGKAQASTSPTIPYDSLSGKTIIIDPGHGGDDRGTTGKFGTYEKTLNLNTALLLKQTLETHGAHVILTRTSDKTVSLKERVALANRNEADLFVSLHYNSHKNPSINGLITYYYESPSAAHTIHKGIVKNSPLKDGKSRFGDYFVLRENEHPSILLELGFLSNEKEEETITSSGFQRKMASSISEGLAAYFH from the coding sequence TTGAGTAAATTAAGACGACTGTTTCTTTTAGCTCTTATCCTTGGTGTTTGCTCCTTGACGCTAAACGTTGAAAAACCAATTGAGGCACAAAGTGAGTTTTTAACGGTTAATGCAAGTACACTTAACGTTCGAAGTGGGCCAAGCACAGATCATTCTATTGTAACTGTTGTTCACAATGGGGATATCTTATCACTTATTAAACGTGATATAAGCTGGTCGTACGTTCAACTTTTGAATGGAAAGAAAGGATGGGTATCAAATGTTTATTTAAAAGAAATGACCCCTCTTCTTGATGGGAAAGCCCAGGCATCAACATCACCCACTATTCCGTATGACTCTCTTTCAGGTAAAACCATTATTATCGATCCTGGTCATGGCGGAGATGACAGAGGAACAACAGGGAAATTTGGGACATATGAAAAAACGCTTAATCTCAACACAGCCCTTCTTTTAAAACAGACACTTGAAACTCATGGGGCCCATGTTATTCTAACTAGAACAAGTGATAAAACAGTATCTTTAAAAGAACGCGTTGCTTTAGCTAATCGAAATGAAGCAGATTTATTTGTTAGTCTGCACTACAATAGCCATAAGAATCCTTCTATTAACGGGCTTATTACGTACTATTATGAAAGTCCAAGTGCAGCTCATACAATCCATAAAGGGATTGTAAAAAATTCCCCATTAAAAGATGGAAAGTCACGCTTTGGTGATTACTTTGTACTTCGAGAAAATGAGCATCCTTCCATTCTGCTTGAACTCGGCTTTTTGAGTAATGAGAAAGAAGAAGAAACGATTACTTCCTCTGGTTTTCAAAGAAAAATGGCCTCCTCTATTTCAGAAGGACTGGCAGCTTATTTTCATTAA
- a CDS encoding adenine phosphoribosyltransferase has product MDFKKYITIVPDYPKKGIQFKDITTLMDNGDVYRAATDEIVKYAKEKEIDVIVGPEARGFIIGCPVSYAMGKGFVPVRKEGKLPREVVKVDYGLEYGNDVLTMHKDAIKPGQRVLITDDLLATGGTIEATIKLIEQLGGVVAGIAFLIELTYLDGRKKLDGYDVFTLMQYSGE; this is encoded by the coding sequence ATGGATTTCAAAAAATATATTACCATTGTCCCTGATTACCCAAAGAAAGGTATTCAGTTTAAGGATATTACAACACTTATGGACAATGGCGACGTGTATCGTGCAGCAACAGACGAGATCGTCAAATATGCAAAAGAGAAAGAAATTGATGTAATCGTGGGGCCTGAAGCTCGCGGTTTTATCATTGGATGCCCTGTGTCATATGCAATGGGCAAAGGATTTGTTCCTGTTCGTAAAGAAGGAAAACTTCCTCGTGAAGTTGTTAAAGTTGATTATGGCTTAGAATACGGAAACGACGTTTTAACAATGCATAAAGATGCGATTAAACCTGGACAGCGTGTCCTAATTACAGATGACCTTTTAGCAACAGGAGGTACAATCGAGGCAACAATCAAACTTATTGAGCAACTAGGTGGGGTTGTAGCAGGGATTGCTTTCTTAATTGAGTTAACGTACTTAGATGGCCGTAAGAAGTTAGACGGTTATGATGTATTCACTTTAATGCAATATTCTGGTGAATAA
- the hisS gene encoding histidine--tRNA ligase, whose translation MSIDIPRGTQDILPGTVEKWQYIEQKAREICRAFRYQEIRTPMFEHTELFKRGVGDTTDVVQKEMYTFEDRGGRSITLRPEGTAAVVRSFVENKMFGNPTQPIKLFYTGPMFRYERPQAGRFRQFVQFGVEAIGSNDPSIDAEVLSLVMNFYQSLGLKKLKLVLNSLGDTESRMAHRDALINHFKPRINEFCSDCQNRLETNPLRILDCKKDRNHELMKTAPSILDYLNDYSKEYFEKVQQYLTDLHIPFEVDANLVRGLDYYNHTAFEVMSEAEGFGAITTLCGGGRYNGLSEQIGGPEAPGIGFALSIERLLAALEAESVELPIEQGIDCYVVTLGDKAKDKSVSLVNDLRLSGVAAEKDYQDKKVKAQFKAADRLSAKYVAVLGDDELEQNVINVKNMETGEQEEVSLSSFVSYVKEKLL comes from the coding sequence ATGAGCATTGATATCCCAAGAGGAACCCAAGATATTCTGCCAGGAACAGTTGAGAAGTGGCAGTATATTGAACAGAAAGCAAGAGAAATTTGCCGTGCGTTTCGTTATCAAGAAATTCGTACGCCAATGTTTGAACATACAGAATTGTTTAAACGCGGAGTAGGGGATACAACAGATGTTGTTCAAAAAGAAATGTATACGTTTGAAGACAGAGGTGGACGCAGCATTACGCTAAGACCAGAAGGTACAGCAGCTGTTGTACGCTCTTTTGTAGAGAACAAAATGTTTGGAAATCCAACGCAACCTATTAAACTTTTCTATACTGGTCCAATGTTTCGCTATGAGCGTCCACAGGCAGGTCGTTTCCGTCAGTTCGTTCAGTTTGGGGTAGAAGCAATCGGAAGCAATGATCCAAGCATTGATGCAGAAGTATTGTCGCTTGTGATGAATTTCTATCAATCGCTTGGATTGAAGAAACTGAAGCTTGTTTTAAATAGCCTTGGAGATACAGAAAGTAGAATGGCTCATAGAGATGCGCTTATTAATCACTTCAAACCAAGAATTAACGAGTTTTGTTCAGACTGTCAAAATCGTCTTGAAACAAATCCACTTCGTATTCTTGATTGTAAGAAAGATCGCAATCATGAGCTTATGAAGACAGCTCCATCTATTCTTGATTATCTAAATGATTACTCAAAAGAGTATTTTGAAAAAGTGCAGCAATATTTAACAGACTTACATATTCCGTTTGAGGTAGATGCAAATCTTGTTAGAGGCTTGGACTATTACAACCACACAGCATTTGAAGTAATGAGCGAAGCAGAAGGCTTTGGCGCTATTACAACACTATGCGGAGGAGGTCGTTACAACGGTTTATCCGAGCAAATTGGGGGACCTGAAGCTCCGGGAATTGGATTTGCCTTAAGTATTGAGCGTCTTCTAGCAGCTCTTGAAGCAGAATCTGTTGAGCTTCCAATCGAGCAAGGTATTGATTGCTACGTTGTTACACTTGGCGATAAAGCAAAAGATAAGTCTGTTTCACTTGTAAATGATCTTCGTCTAAGCGGAGTTGCAGCGGAGAAAGACTATCAAGATAAAAAAGTAAAAGCACAATTTAAAGCAGCTGATCGACTTAGTGCAAAATATGTTGCAGTCCTTGGAGACGATGAGCTCGAACAAAATGTTATCAATGTAAAGAACATGGAAACAGGTGAACAAGAAGAAGTTTCGCTTTCGTCGTTTGTTTCATATGTAAAAGAAAAATTATTATAG